In the genome of Diaphorobacter sp. HDW4A, the window TTTTTGAGACGGCGATCTCCACGGCTTCCTTGAGAATCTCGTTCTCCAAGGTCTTCTTGCCTAAGACGCGTTGCACCTTGGCAATCTCGGCGCGGGCTGCGACCAACTCCGACGCCGGCACAACCGCTTCTCCTGCGCTCACGGCAACCAACGCGCCTTCGCGATCTAGGCTGCGCCATGTGAACAGCAGGCTTGCCGATAGGCACTCCTAGCGGGCCACGAGCGATACACTCATACCCGGTTCATAGGTCTTGCGAACCAAGGCCGCCTTCTCGGCAGCCGACCAGCATCGCCTGCGCTAGTCTCGGGTAATGACTTCGATAGTCTCGGTATGCCCAGTCATTAATACAGTCCTATGCTTATGTGAAAGATAAGCGATGGGCCATGTCCAGAGATTCAGGGGGCTATCTCAGGGGCAAAAATCATCATGATGGTCCCCTCATCTGCGGCAAAGGCCCCGCCGATATTGAACGGAAAGAATAGGTAGCGTCAAACACCGAATCCGTTAGCCAACGTTTGAAATTGGGGTTATCGCTGAACTGCTTAAACAGCTCAGTGTGGTCTGACAGCAGCTCCAGCACCACTCGGTTAAGCGCCTTGTCGTGCTCCAGCTTGGCGTTTTGCTTGTCGGAATTGGCCAGCGCGTTCTGGTACGCCTTATCCTGCGCCACCCGCGCCGGGATCTCAACGGCGATGACCTTCCGGATCTTGTCCTCGTCCTTCCATGGGATGTTGCCGAATAGATCGTTGAAGGTTTTGATGATTGCGGAGAGTTTGTCGATTTCCGCTTCCCCCTTAACGCCTGCGCCGCCCTGTGGTACTGGATCGACCAAGGCGTCTGTGTCCGCCATCGCCATCTCTAGTGCCGCTTTGGCCTCTACCCGATAACTGTCCATGTCGATCGTTTCCAGCACCCCCTTGGAGAGGTCTTCCTCCTTGGGCGCGGGTAGCTTGGGGATGAGGAAATTCAGGAAAATCGAGAGCTTCTCCCATGTTGGGTGACCGTAGCTCAGGATCGCGGCAAGAAAGCCATAGCTGCGTACGAAGGCCTTGGCTTTGCCCTTGAACTTGACCTGATCGTCCTCGCCGAGCTTGTCGGTGTATTCGGCCACGCACGCGTCGAGGATGGGATCGAGTTTGTCCCGGTCTGCGCCGCTCAAATACAGCGCCACCAGGTCCTCCGCCTGCTGCCAGCTATACACCTGCTGCCCGTCGAGTTCGGCCTTCAGGTCGTGCAGCTTGTTGGCATCTGTTTCACCGGTCTGGATGGTGGCGCGGTAGTAATCCTGGAACGCCGCCTTCACCGCTTCGGCGTTGTCGGCGAAGTCGAGCACGAAAGTGTCGTGCTTCTGAGGATGCGCGCGGTTCAGACGTGACAAGGTCTGCACCGCCAGCACGCCAGCCAGCGGCTTGTCCACGTACATCGTATGCAGCAGGGGCTCATCGAAGCCGGTGACGAACTTGTTGGCAACGATTAGGAAGCGATACGGGTCTTGCTTGAGATTGGCCGGAATGTCCTTGCTCGGAAACCCGTTGAGATCGGCCTCGGTCTTCTTCTGACCACCGATCTCGAAGTCGCCTGAGTACGCCACGATGGCCTTGTACGGGCTCTTGATCTGCGTGAGGTAGTCCGACACCTCGCGCCAGTAGTCGATGGCCCGCGCGATGCCGTTGCAGACGATCATCGCCCGCGCCTTGCCGCCGATCTTCTGTTTGCCCCCAACCTGTGCGATGAAGTGATCGACCATGATCTCGGCCTTGCGGCGGATGGCCTTGTCGTGCGATTCGACGTAGTGGCGGATTTTCTTCAGCGCCTTCACCTTGTCGAATTCCGGATCGTCCGCCACCGTTTTGGCCACTTGGTAGAAGCTGTCGTAGGTGGTGTAGTTCTCAACTACGTCGAGGATGAACTTCTCTTGGATGGCCTGCTTGGTGGTGTAGGTCAGTTCTTCGGGCGAGCGGAACTGAACCTTGTCGCCGACCAGGGTCTTCTCGCCGAACAACTCCAGCGTCTTGTTCTTGGGTGTGGCGGTGAACGCGAAGTAGCTAGCATTGGCCAGCAGCTTGCGCGAGGCGATGCGTTTCTCGATTTCTGCGTTCACCGCATCCTGCGTGCTGTCCTCCTCGAATTCCTCCTCAGCAACCTTGCCGCCGAGGGCTTCGTGCATCCGCGCCGTGGTCTTGCCGCCTTGGCTGGAATGCGCCTCGTCAATCAACAGCGCGAAGCTCTTGCCGGAGAGGTCGCCCAGCTCATCGAGGATGAACGGGAATTTCTGCACCGTGGTGACGATGATCTTCTTGCCCCGGCGCAGGTACTCGCGCAGCTCCTGCGCGTTGTCGGAGTGGCCGAAGATTGCCGCAACGTGGTCGTAACCCTTGATGGTGCGGGCGATCTGCGTGTCCAGCGCGCGCCGGTCGGTAATCACGATGATGGAATCGAACTGCGCCGTCATCGGGTCGTCCTTGCGGCGCAACTCCACCAACTGGTGCGCCAGCCAGGCGATGGTGTTGCTCTTGCCGCTGCCTGCCGAATGCTGGATCAGATAGCGCTTGCCCACTCCGTCGGCGTGGGCACGGCGCAGCAGGGCGCGCACCGTGCGCAACTGATGGAAGCGCGGGAAGATCTGCTTGCGCTTCTTGCGTTTCTTGCCGCTGGCGTCCGCTTCTTCCTCCTCCACCACCTGCGCGTAGCTTTCAATGATGTTGGCCAGCGATTCGCGGGTCAGCACCTGCTTCCACATGTAGTCGGTCTTCAGGCCATCTGGGTTGGGCGGATTGCCTGCGCCGCTGTTCCAGCCCTGGTTGAATGGCAGGAACCACGATGCCTTGCCCTTGAGCTCGGTGCAGAACGCGGCCTCCGCGTCATCGACCGCGACGTGCGCGACGCAACGACCCAGCTGGAACAGCAGCTCCTGCGGGCTGCGCGTGGTCTGGTACTGGACGATGGCGTCGGCCAGGGTCTGCTTGGTCAGCGAGTTTTTCAACTCGAAGGTCAGCACCGGCAGGCCATTGATGAAGATCGCCAAGTCCAGTTCGTTGCCGGAATCGTTGCTGTAGCGCACCTGCCGAGTGACGCTGAAGATGTTCTTGCCGAAGGCATCCGCTGCAGCGGCATTGCCCGGTGTGGGCAGCAGCTTGTAGAGATCGACGTGTACCGGCCCGTGGCTCACGCCCTTGCGCAGCACGTCCACAACGCCACGCTTGGTGATCTCGCCTTGCAGGCGGTGAAGGAACTGGGTGCGCTTGATGCCGTCCGCCACCAATTCCAGTGTGTCCACTACCCTGGGCTGGGTGGCCTGCAAGAAGGCCAGCAACCGCGCCACATCCAGCGCCACATCGCGGTTGTAGTCGGCGGGCTTACCCTGCACGTAGCCGTTGTGGGTGGCCGCGAAGTCCGTGGGAGCTAGCTCATTGCTGTACTCGGGCTGCGGCACTCCGGTCAGGCCGCGCACCACGCGCGCCTCAAACCAACGCTCGCTGGTGTCAGTCTTCGCCATCGCCATCCTCCTCGTCTGTCACGTCTTCCTGGTCATCGCCCCGCGCGGCCAGCGCTGCGTCGTCCACCACGTCCTCCGGGCCGGGCTGCCAGCTGCGCACGTCCACTTGACCGGTGACCACATCGGCAATCAAGCGGTCGCGGTATTCGCGGATCAGCTTGATTTCCTCTTCCGTGCGGGCGATGGCGACGTCCAGCGGTTGGCACTTATTGGTGATCCAGCGACAGATGGATTGCTGTTCCTCGACCGGCGGCAACGCAACGACCGCGTTTTTCACATCGTGCTTACCGAGTGCAAAACGTGTAACGCCGTTGGCGAGAACATGGAACTGCTGCGCCGTGCGCGCCGAGCCGATGACGCGAAACAGGAACTCGCCCAACACGCGATTCGGTACGGGGCGCAGCAGGCCTAGGTGATATGCGCACACCACGCCGGGCAAATCCTCCGGCACCCAGGCGGGAACCCCTATGTCGTCCGGCGTTTCGGAATCCTTGGTCAGAATGACATCACCCGCTTTCAGCGTCAGGCGGGCGATCTCCACCTCCGTCGCTGTGGCGCGCATCAAGTCCATATCGCCGGTGATGCGGTCGTTCTTGTAGACGTCGGTGTAGTTGCACAGGCGAACCGGTGTTTCGTGGTTTTGAGAATGCTTGTCCACTCCGCTGAAGCGCACATCCGCAATGTGCTTGATGAAGGCCACGTTCCAATGCTCTGGTACTTCACCCAGCCATTCGATGCCGGACGGCTTCAGCGTCACCGAAGCATCTAGACCGTGCGTGACGGCGTGGTCGATGATGCGTAGCTTCTGCTCTGTGAGCAGCTTGATGAGATTGCGCTTGACCTGGATGAGGCGGGCGATGTGGGAATCTTGTGCACGGAGATAGGCAACAATCTGGTCTTGCTCGGGGCGCGGGGGCAGCGGAATCTCCAGCGCCGTGAAGCGATCCGAGTAGAGGCGCAAGAAGCCTGAAGTGCCTGTCCCAAGCCCCTTCGATTCCGAACGGAACAACCCGCGCATTGGCCACGAACGGAAGAGGTGGCCAAGATATTCTGGGTTGTCGTCGCGGAGCAAGCGGAATACGGCGTAGTCCGGGCTGACCAAACCGGGCTGGCGGTTGCGGAAGAACATGGCGTTGCCTGCCTGCATCCGGTTCAACACAAGCTCGTCCGGTTGTGCCTTCTTGTAGCCAATGAGGTTCTCTGGGGCGATGCGCTTCACCGACACATCGTTATGCGGCACCAAGCCCCGCTGCATACGCATAGACAGCAGCGTTTCCTCGCCGGTTTTCGACCGGTCGTCAATTTCCCGCAAGAAGTTCTTGGCACGCAGCAACGACCAGTGCTCCGGCACACGCGGTACCCAGCGCGAACGAAGCGGCTGGTAGTTCGGATAGGGACTCGCCGCCGCCATCACGCGCGCCCCACGATCTTGTGCAGCAAACCTTCGCTCTGCTGCTCCAGTGCGAGGATGTCAGCGCGGATTTCCGCCAGCGTGCGCAGCGGTGCTGGCTTGTAGAAGTAGCGAGCGAAGGAAATCTCGTAGCCGATCTGGGTTTTGTCCGTGGCGATCCACGCGCCTGGCGCGTGTGGCAGCACCTCGCGGACGAAGAAGGCGTCGATGCCGCCCGGTTCCTTCAACGGCACTTGCTCGGTGTCGCGCAGCTCGCTGTCGGGCTCGTGCTCGATCATGAAGCGATCCTTGCCCACGATTTCCAGGTACGCGCCATCGAAGGCCGGCTCGAAGTGTTCGCCCGCCTTGAGCTTGCTGCGCTTGGCGATGACCGGTGGTGCGGCTTCGTCGCGCCAGCTCACCGCCTTGTAGATCGCCTTCCTCTCCGGCGCGCTAAGCTTATCGCCTTGCGCCTTGCACGCAGCATCGAATCGGGTTCGGAACTCATTGTGGTCGTCGAACACGGCGTGGCCCAATGCCTGCTGCGCCCGTTGCGCTACCTCCATCAGCCCCTTGTCGCGCTGCCAGGTCGATGCGTCGAGCAGCTTCTTGCGGCGCTTGGCGGGCACGGCCTTGCGCGCAGTGGAGGCCTCACTGTCGTCGCCACTTTCACTGTCTTCGCTGTCGTCGTCTTCGTTCTCGTCCTCGCCTTTCAACCATGCCTCGATGGCGGGTTTGCGTTTGGCGAACTCGATATAAAGCGCCTCGCCATGGGTGGCATAGATCTCGGCGCGCAGCGCCTCGTCCCCGGAGGCAAAGCGCAGGGGCTCAATGCGTTCATCAGAGAGCTGGCTCTTCAGACGCAGCGGGCGCTCGACGGTAATCTTCCAGTAGCCAAAGTCCTGGGTGTCGAACCATTTGGACTGGGCGGTTTCCTGTGCTTCGCCGAGGTAGAGATCGATGATTCGCTGGATGTCTCCGTCCGAGAGTTCGCAGTTCTTCTTGCCGAGGTTGCGGCGCAGCGGCTGGGACCAGCCGCTGGCGTCGATCAACTGCACCTTGCCTCGGCGCGGTTCGGCCTTCCTGTTGGCCAGCACCCAGATATAGGTGGCGATGCCGGTGTTGTAGAAAATGTTGAGCGGTAGGGCGATGATGGCTTCCAGCCAGTCGTTCTCCAGCACCCAGCGACGGATATTGCTCTCGCCCTGGCCCGCGTCGCCGGTGAACAGCGCCGAGCCGTTATGCACCAGCGCAATGCGGCTGCCCAGTGGCGTGTTGTGCTTCATCTTTTGCAGCTTGTTCACCTGGAACATGAGCTGCCCGTCGCTGGAACGGGTGAGGAGCTTGAATTCAGCTTTGCCCGCGTGGCTGACGATGAAGCGCGGGTCGCTGAACTCCTTCTTGCCGCCCATGCGCTCCAGATCGGTCTTCCAACTCTTGCCGTAGGGCGGGTTGGAGATCATGAAATCGAATTCGCGGCTGCGGAACTGGTCGGCAGACAAGGTGGATTTGTCCGCGCCGCCGACGATGTTCTCGGCCTCTGCGCCTTCGCCCTTCAAGAGCAGGTCGGCCTTGCAGATGGCGTAGGTTTCGTCGCTGATCTCCTGCCCGAACAGGTGGATCGACACTTCCTTGCCGTGCTCCTCTGCCAGTTCGTGCAAGGCTTCCTCGGCCACGGTGAGCATGCCGCCTGTCCCGCAGGAGCCGTCGTAGAGTGAATAGGTGCTGGACTCGATCTGGTCGGCCACCGGCAGGAATAACAACTTGGCCATGAGCTGCACCACGTCGCGCGGGGTGAAGTGCTCGCCAGCCTCTTCGTTGTTTTCTTCGTTGAAGCGGCGGATCAGCTCTTCGAACACCGTGCCCATGCCGTGGTTGTCCAGCGCGGGCAGCTTGATGCGGCCGTCAGCATCCTTCGCGGGCAGCGGCGCGAGATTGACCTCGGGGTCGAGGAAGTCGTCGATCAAGTAGCCGAGGACGTGGGAATCCACCAGCTTCTGGATCTGATTTCGAAAATTGAACTTCGTGAGGATTTCCTGCACGTTGGGCGAGAAGCCGTCCAGATACGCAATGAAGTCATCGCGCAGGCGCTGTCCAGCGGCGCTAGCCTTCAGTTTGGCCAGCGTGAATTCCGAGACGTTGTAGAACGCCTGACCCGCCGCCATACGCAGCGCGCCGTCCTGCTCGGCCACCTTGTGGGTGTCGAGAAACTTCTTGCGCTCCAGCACAGCGTCCTTGGTGGCTTCAAGCACTGCATCGAGTCGCCGCAGCACGGTGAAGGGTAGTATCACGTCGCGATACTTGCCGCGCACGTAGACATCGCGCAGACGGTCGTCTGCGATATTCCAAATGAAGTCGGAAATCCACTTGATCTGACTTTGGTCTTGTTGCTTTTTAGCCTTCATTG includes:
- a CDS encoding type I restriction endonuclease subunit R → MAKTDTSERWFEARVVRGLTGVPQPEYSNELAPTDFAATHNGYVQGKPADYNRDVALDVARLLAFLQATQPRVVDTLELVADGIKRTQFLHRLQGEITKRGVVDVLRKGVSHGPVHVDLYKLLPTPGNAAAADAFGKNIFSVTRQVRYSNDSGNELDLAIFINGLPVLTFELKNSLTKQTLADAIVQYQTTRSPQELLFQLGRCVAHVAVDDAEAAFCTELKGKASWFLPFNQGWNSGAGNPPNPDGLKTDYMWKQVLTRESLANIIESYAQVVEEEEADASGKKRKKRKQIFPRFHQLRTVRALLRRAHADGVGKRYLIQHSAGSGKSNTIAWLAHQLVELRRKDDPMTAQFDSIIVITDRRALDTQIARTIKGYDHVAAIFGHSDNAQELREYLRRGKKIIVTTVQKFPFILDELGDLSGKSFALLIDEAHSSQGGKTTARMHEALGGKVAEEEFEEDSTQDAVNAEIEKRIASRKLLANASYFAFTATPKNKTLELFGEKTLVGDKVQFRSPEELTYTTKQAIQEKFILDVVENYTTYDSFYQVAKTVADDPEFDKVKALKKIRHYVESHDKAIRRKAEIMVDHFIAQVGGKQKIGGKARAMIVCNGIARAIDYWREVSDYLTQIKSPYKAIVAYSGDFEIGGQKKTEADLNGFPSKDIPANLKQDPYRFLIVANKFVTGFDEPLLHTMYVDKPLAGVLAVQTLSRLNRAHPQKHDTFVLDFADNAEAVKAAFQDYYRATIQTGETDANKLHDLKAELDGQQVYSWQQAEDLVALYLSGADRDKLDPILDACVAEYTDKLGEDDQVKFKGKAKAFVRSYGFLAAILSYGHPTWEKLSIFLNFLIPKLPAPKEEDLSKGVLETIDMDSYRVEAKAALEMAMADTDALVDPVPQGGAGVKGEAEIDKLSAIIKTFNDLFGNIPWKDEDKIRKVIAVEIPARVAQDKAYQNALANSDKQNAKLEHDKALNRVVLELLSDHTELFKQFSDNPNFKRWLTDSVFDATYSFRSISAGPLPQMRGPS
- a CDS encoding restriction endonuclease subunit S gives rise to the protein MAAASPYPNYQPLRSRWVPRVPEHWSLLRAKNFLREIDDRSKTGEETLLSMRMQRGLVPHNDVSVKRIAPENLIGYKKAQPDELVLNRMQAGNAMFFRNRQPGLVSPDYAVFRLLRDDNPEYLGHLFRSWPMRGLFRSESKGLGTGTSGFLRLYSDRFTALEIPLPPRPEQDQIVAYLRAQDSHIARLIQVKRNLIKLLTEQKLRIIDHAVTHGLDASVTLKPSGIEWLGEVPEHWNVAFIKHIADVRFSGVDKHSQNHETPVRLCNYTDVYKNDRITGDMDLMRATATEVEIARLTLKAGDVILTKDSETPDDIGVPAWVPEDLPGVVCAYHLGLLRPVPNRVLGEFLFRVIGSARTAQQFHVLANGVTRFALGKHDVKNAVVALPPVEEQQSICRWITNKCQPLDVAIARTEEEIKLIREYRDRLIADVVTGQVDVRSWQPGPEDVVDDAALAARGDDQEDVTDEEDGDGED
- a CDS encoding class I SAM-dependent DNA methyltransferase; the protein is MKAKKQQDQSQIKWISDFIWNIADDRLRDVYVRGKYRDVILPFTVLRRLDAVLEATKDAVLERKKFLDTHKVAEQDGALRMAAGQAFYNVSEFTLAKLKASAAGQRLRDDFIAYLDGFSPNVQEILTKFNFRNQIQKLVDSHVLGYLIDDFLDPEVNLAPLPAKDADGRIKLPALDNHGMGTVFEELIRRFNEENNEEAGEHFTPRDVVQLMAKLLFLPVADQIESSTYSLYDGSCGTGGMLTVAEEALHELAEEHGKEVSIHLFGQEISDETYAICKADLLLKGEGAEAENIVGGADKSTLSADQFRSREFDFMISNPPYGKSWKTDLERMGGKKEFSDPRFIVSHAGKAEFKLLTRSSDGQLMFQVNKLQKMKHNTPLGSRIALVHNGSALFTGDAGQGESNIRRWVLENDWLEAIIALPLNIFYNTGIATYIWVLANRKAEPRRGKVQLIDASGWSQPLRRNLGKKNCELSDGDIQRIIDLYLGEAQETAQSKWFDTQDFGYWKITVERPLRLKSQLSDERIEPLRFASGDEALRAEIYATHGEALYIEFAKRKPAIEAWLKGEDENEDDDSEDSESGDDSEASTARKAVPAKRRKKLLDASTWQRDKGLMEVAQRAQQALGHAVFDDHNEFRTRFDAACKAQGDKLSAPERKAIYKAVSWRDEAAPPVIAKRSKLKAGEHFEPAFDGAYLEIVGKDRFMIEHEPDSELRDTEQVPLKEPGGIDAFFVREVLPHAPGAWIATDKTQIGYEISFARYFYKPAPLRTLAEIRADILALEQQSEGLLHKIVGRA